In the genome of Triticum urartu cultivar G1812 chromosome 5, Tu2.1, whole genome shotgun sequence, one region contains:
- the LOC125508471 gene encoding uncharacterized protein LOC125508471 isoform X2 — protein sequence MPCSPARAPISAGDFPFSSVGDFASWIPPASVLAVAKPRSSWRRPHHHQASTPVSSSTRSSAAFSVATPSSSSGRLHPISSGLHLVNQSQNAHAETSNATKQSSLEQSVQLHEVTKQVRGFRKGVHCTSQEQLQMNNLQMNKYYR from the exons ATGCCCTGCTCTCCGGCGCGAGCTCCTATCTCCGCTGGCGACTTCCCATTCTCCTCCGTCGGCGACTTCGCCAGTTGGATACCGCCGGCGTCCGTCCTCGCCGTCGCCAAGCCGCGCTCCTCCTGGCGTCGTCCGCACCATCACCAAGCATCCACGCCAGTGTCATCCTCCACCAGGAGCTCTGCCGCGTTTTCCGTGGCTACACCGTCCTCAAGCAGCGGTCGGCTCCATCCAATATCTTCAGGCCTCCACCTCGTCAA TCAATCGCAGAATGCTCATGCTGAAACTAGCAATGCAACCAAGCAAAGTAGCCTTGAACAAAGTGTGCAGCTTCACGAAGTCACTAAGCAG GTTAGAGGATTCAGAAAAGGAGTGCATTGCACGAGCCAGGAGCAACTACAGATGAATAATCTTCAAATGAACAAATATTATAGATGA
- the LOC125508471 gene encoding uncharacterized protein LOC125508471 isoform X1, with protein MFSPRRHLPTSPILQPPDLFQSPPAAARPVHPSSRHPARKKPHPHALLSGASSYLRWRLPILLRRRLRQLDTAGVRPRRRQAALLLASSAPSPSIHASVILHQELCRVFRGYTVLKQRSAPSNIFRPPPRQVVNRRMLMLKLAMQPSKVALNKVCSFTKSLSRLEDSEKECIARARSNYR; from the exons ATGTTTTCCCCACGCCGCCATCTCCCTACCTCCCCAATTCTTCAACCTCCAGATCTATTCCAATCTCCGCCGGCAGCAGCGCGCCCCGTGCACCCCTCATCCCGCCATCCCGCGCGGAAGAAGCCACACCCACATGCCCTGCTCTCCGGCGCGAGCTCCTATCTCCGCTGGCGACTTCCCATTCTCCTCCGTCGGCGACTTCGCCAGTTGGATACCGCCGGCGTCCGTCCTCGCCGTCGCCAAGCCGCGCTCCTCCTGGCGTCGTCCGCACCATCACCAAGCATCCACGCCAGTGTCATCCTCCACCAGGAGCTCTGCCGCGTTTTCCGTGGCTACACCGTCCTCAAGCAGCGGTCGGCTCCATCCAATATCTTCAGGCCTCCACCTCGTCAAGTAG TCAATCGCAGAATGCTCATGCTGAAACTAGCAATGCAACCAAGCAAAGTAGCCTTGAACAAAGTGTGCAGCTTCACGAAGTCACTAAGCAG GTTAGAGGATTCAGAAAAGGAGTGCATTGCACGAGCCAGGAGCAACTACAGATGA
- the LOC125508471 gene encoding uncharacterized protein LOC125508471 isoform X3, whose translation MPCSPARAPISAGDFPFSSVGDFASWIPPASVLAVAKPRSSWRRPHHHQASTPVSSSTRSSAAFSVATPSSSSGRLHPISSGLHLVNQSQNAHAETSNATKQSSLEQSVQLHEVTKQVKNNLSQPLRTQTQNIASPTQPRNIG comes from the exons ATGCCCTGCTCTCCGGCGCGAGCTCCTATCTCCGCTGGCGACTTCCCATTCTCCTCCGTCGGCGACTTCGCCAGTTGGATACCGCCGGCGTCCGTCCTCGCCGTCGCCAAGCCGCGCTCCTCCTGGCGTCGTCCGCACCATCACCAAGCATCCACGCCAGTGTCATCCTCCACCAGGAGCTCTGCCGCGTTTTCCGTGGCTACACCGTCCTCAAGCAGCGGTCGGCTCCATCCAATATCTTCAGGCCTCCACCTCGTCAA TCAATCGCAGAATGCTCATGCTGAAACTAGCAATGCAACCAAGCAAAGTAGCCTTGAACAAAGTGTGCAGCTTCACGAAGTCACTAAGCAG GTAAAAAACAATCTAAGCCAGCCCCTCCGAACACAGACACAGAACATTGCTAGTCCAACACAACCACGAAATATTG GTTAG